The DNA sequence aaatttcgGCCACTCCTAAAAATAGTCTTCAGGTAGTTAAATCTTGTTTAACTGTACTTTTCATTTACAAATTCACATTTCGTGACCGTTATAATAGCTGCATAAATGCCGTCCCCTCTTTAATTTTCATAGTGTGGCCAAGTTCTCAGTGTGTAGGCGTTCAATGTTATATTGTGTTTTCATCTCGCAAAAGTCATGGCTCGTGACTATTAACACGACAATGAAGTTCCAACATTTTTTGGTGGTTTGGATCCACTGAGAGCGCAGCACGACAGTCTCTTAGCGCACCTAAGACATCTCCATTGTGTTCATGGAATGCTGCACGTAGATGCAGGAGGTGCAAATCAGCTTTAAATGCAATTGCTCTAGAGAGTTCCGCAATGGCTTCCTCTTCCTTATGATTGTCCATCAAAACTACAACCACATACACCATATGCACATCATCAACAATATCAAGTACTAGATGCAATGCATGATATGACATGACAATATGATTAAGATTGACTACTGAAACTGAAATAACACCCACAACACAACAACGACAATAATAAGGGAcaatatcaattattttgaaattttccaGTATAAATCATTTTGGTCCTTGAAAGTGTAAAGTATTGTCACaggaaattcaaaataaatcccTGAAATTTCTAGTTATTTCGTCTTAGTTAATCACTTAAAAATACTTATGGTCATTTTAGTCCCTCCACATATGTATGTTAATGTTATCACTAAGTTacaatttttggaatttttttattaatgtgatTGATAGATTGCACTTTCAGAGACTTATTTGGAATTTCCCTAATTTCagatattaaaataacaatgttGTACACTTTCAGTACTAAAATGGTAGTTTACTCGAAATTTAAACATACAAGTTTCTTATAGCTGACCAACAGAATTGATGGCGAGTAAGCAAATAAAATATGAACCTGCTGCGCGATATCTATAAGGATACACCCGAAGTGGATCCAATCTAGTCACCATCTCCAAATCTGCCTTCGTGAGATCACGATCACCATACTCAGACCTCTTCTCATATGCTGATGCATTGTTTCTCGCCTTCTCAATAAGATTGGTCATTTCTTTGTAAGCAGCAGCCTTATCATTTTTGAGAAAATGAACACGAGCAAGACCCTGATGCGCTCGGGTGTGCTGGATTTTAAGAGCCTTTATATAGCAATCTTCTGCTAAGTCCAATTTCCCACAATCAACATAAACACTTCCAAGATTGTTTAGGGCCTGGTAAATTAAATGGAAGAAAACAATTGTAAAACGAAAAGCTAATTGTATCCAAAGTAGCAGAGTTATATGTATATGATGTGAGTTTGTTGTTAACCCGTGTGTAAGTCTACTGGTTGTTTTGTTGATCAGTAAAATATTTCCAACAATGCGGAACAATTGAAGAACCATACCTGACCTTTGCGCAGATTATCAGAAGGACACCTCAAGGCATCTTCCAGAAGAGAAATAACAGTTGAAGAACATGATGAATCTACACTAGAGTCAGCCAATGCATAGGCCTTCAGGAAGTAGGCCTCAAAAGACCTTTTAATACTAATAGACTCTTCAGCTTTTTGGAGCCCTTCCTCACAATGACCCGTATCATACAAGATCCACCCCTCATATACAAGTCTTTCATGCTCACTTGATGCATGTTGCCAAGCTAACTGTAAACTCCGCATGGCAGCCTCAGGACagtttaacctaaaaataaatgtCAGATTTATAGACTTGGCATACATAAGTTCAAGTCTGTATTAGAATCAGAATACAAAGAAAGAGGATCTTGAAGCAGCAGAATTTGCAGATTTATCTATTCTTTTAGTTATGATACTCTCTGCATGATTCAATATATGTACATGAGAAACACCAATTACCAAATCAGATTCCCTATGGTTCATCGATGGAGTTAGGTAGAATTCAATATCTTTTTACAATAAACTAGGGTACAGGCCCGTGCTCATCACGGTAAAAGCAACTTTTATTTACATTATATCCATCATTatacaaaaaacaacaaatatgccaccggaggagagagaaaaaacaagGAGGTGACACATTGCATTTGCCTGGACAGTTAtcaagtatttttaatataccTGAGGAGAAGCAATGACTGTCTGAAGTATAGAACACCTTTTGCTGCATCAGATTCAAGCATCTGGTAGATGACAGAAAGAGACTCAATATCATCAACAGCAGACCAACAGTCATATAATCGGGCCCAACAATCTGCTGTTGTCCAATGTTCAACATGCTCACGCACAAGAGTACAGAGCTGAGATGCAGCTACACGCCCTTCAAACATTTTATAAGATGGACACAGGGTAAGAATTGCTTGAACATCTCGGACTGCTGCTTTGTAGTCCTCAAGGGCCAGATAGATAAAAAACCGTAATTCCAAGCACTCTAACGAAAGTTTAAAGCCAAGAATCCGGTTGATTTCAGCCAGTGCACCTTGAACATTCCCTGTCTTCATTAAAGAGGCAGTCCTATACATATAGGGATATATAAGAGTAGGATCCAGTTCAGTTGCTTTCTCAAGGTCTTTCTGCCTCAAATCACCATCACAGTATAGTGATCTTTCCTGGTACATCCATCCAAGTGGAGTATCTGAAGAAATGACTGAACTGATCTTCTCATAAGATAAAAGTTTCTCACCCTTTATAGAGTCCAGTCTAGCTAAACCCGCAACAGAATAAACATGACCTACATTTAAAGCCCTCTCAAAAAGACAATAGGCTTCATCATATTCTTTCCTTGAGAGTCTTACACATCCCAATTGATGAAATGCCAGCAGTCTCTGCTTGTCATTTTCAGCAAAATCAACTAACCGTTCCAGGAAATGAGCTGTTGTGTCTGAACTAGAATTTAGGTTCATAGAAACTTCACTTAAGAAACAGAAAAGTGCAAATATACCAGGCCCAACCATGACTGCCAACTGCTGCTTATTAGCATGAATAAATAATTCCACAACCTGATTGTCGCTCAAGCAGTTGGGAATATCACGTAAAAGAACTTGTAAACAAGAAGCCGCAAGGCCAGCTGAATTCTGATCAACAGCATATTCCATGAGTTCCAGAGCATCTTCTCTGGAG is a window from the Glycine max cultivar Williams 82 chromosome 2, Glycine_max_v4.0, whole genome shotgun sequence genome containing:
- the LOC100785039 gene encoding ETO1-like protein 1, yielding MRTFFTAESCKETQPNALNPQSWLQVERGKLPKLSSQSSSASIESLIKVPQSPILPFFKPVDYVEVLAQIHEELESCPPQEKSNLFLLQYQVFKGLGDVKLMRRSLRSAWQRANTVHEKIIFGAWLKYEKQEELVAQLLTACGKCEKEFGPIDVESQIPFDENVRSQDRASMNGNNASEYVIFKIGDEKIVCDRQKISELSAPFHAMLKGCFRESLSETIDLSENNLSPSGMRAISYFSSTGSLLDVPPNLLVEILAFANKYCCERLKQACDRRLASLVSSREDALELMEYAVDQNSAGLAASCLQVLLRDIPNCLSDNQVVELFIHANKQQLAVMVGPGIFALFCFLSEVSMNLNSSSDTTAHFLERLVDFAENDKQRLLAFHQLGCVRLSRKEYDEAYCLFERALNVGHVYSVAGLARLDSIKGEKLLSYEKISSVISSDTPLGWMYQERSLYCDGDLRQKDLEKATELDPTLIYPYMYRTASLMKTGNVQGALAEINRILGFKLSLECLELRFFIYLALEDYKAAVRDVQAILTLCPSYKMFEGRVAASQLCTLVREHVEHWTTADCWARLYDCWSAVDDIESLSVIYQMLESDAAKGVLYFRQSLLLLRLNCPEAAMRSLQLAWQHASSEHERLVYEGWILYDTGHCEEGLQKAEESISIKRSFEAYFLKAYALADSSVDSSCSSTVISLLEDALRCPSDNLRKGQALNNLGSVYVDCGKLDLAEDCYIKALKIQHTRAHQGLARVHFLKNDKAAAYKEMTNLIEKARNNASAYEKRSEYGDRDLTKADLEMVTRLDPLRVYPYRYRAAVLMDNHKEEEAIAELSRAIAFKADLHLLHLRAAFHEHNGDVLGALRDCRAALSVDPNHQKMLELHCRVNSHEP